A stretch of Episyrphus balteatus chromosome 2, idEpiBalt1.1, whole genome shotgun sequence DNA encodes these proteins:
- the LOC129908860 gene encoding protein tramtrack, alpha isoform isoform X1 produces MSVQQFCLRWNNHQPNFISVCSSLLHNGTLVDVTLAAEGRQLQAHKIVLSACSSYFQTLFTTNPCQHPIVILKDVQYDDLKTMVDFMYYGEVNVSQEQLPHILKTAEMLKIKGLAEMPTDAATLTKSDSKSSSDQPDQLQSSGTDSLWGSSESQFQQQQPQPHHHHHHHQQSQTQQMHQLRRSPSPLGTGTSPATRRKRLRKSSNNGSGDRITDDHSGVDAGGNINLSQMGQMSFGGNPSGLGHTLHTKIIKESTSVDVDSHQQDSSPDSLDDGNGHPHTMQIKPETDLNVPQTLPLDISGGTTPSEHDGPNASCSQSSHSGLQWTVVDSNYSRFSLSSCQPNLIGNGNTNNPNGGLSNQSTNNNNNSSNTGNQNTTDHQQQQQQQQQQQQQQQQQQQQQQHRQQQQQQQQQNANNSNGNSSATSGLGGHTQQQQQQQQHGHIQMHYTNSTYSPQIISVNSLVGNYSQNLSTPTSPNESAMVQSVYSQGPTPTQSPVHQMNTVSAGLTTTNATSNTGSGGSGGAGNSANGNNTGNSGALTTTVVNTAGNSGTNVVNNSQQVQSGNQTTQTTIVVKRKRSVNPQGDENFIRALEAVRSGGIGFCKAARLYGVNNRTLWLEYKKRGYPISRPSIKSRVVKQENLSPSPTPTNEETTIENYEHINQSAINMQVPPTSDTPTPLMCTPHTHPMGVMGFLDTRHMDFPTSIHTMSRQRYVDSAVNVNPSAMNLQSINFNSI; encoded by the exons ATGTCCGTGCAGCAATTCTGCTTGCGATGGAACAATCACCAGCCGAATTTTATTTCGGTGTGTTCCTCGCTGCTGCATAATGGAACTTTGGTGGATGTTACTTTAGCGGCTGAAGGACGTCAGTTGCAGGCGCACAAAATTGTCTTGTCCGCATGCAGTTCGTATTTTCAG actcTTTTTACAACGAATCCATGTCAACATCCAATTGTCATACTAAAGGATGTACAGTATGATGACCTCAAGACAATGGTAGATTTTATGTATTACGGTGAGGTGAATGTGTCGCAAGAACAATTGCCGCACATTCTTAAAACGGCTGAGATGCTTAAAATCAAAGGCTTAGCCGAAATGCCCACCGATGCGGCGACTCTAACAAAGTCAGATAGTAAATCGTCATCCGACCAGCCCGATCAACTGCAGAGCAGTGGAACGGATTCATTGTGGGGTAGTTCGGAGTCACaatttcaacaacaacaaccgcAACCACATCAtcaccaccaccatcatcagCAAAGTCAAACGCAGCAAATGCACCAGCTTCGAAGATCACCTTCGCCACTAGGTACAGGTACCTCACCAGCCACACGAAGGAAACGGCTAAGAAAGTCTTCAAATAATG GTTCCGGTGATCGCATTACGGACGATCATAGTGGAGTCGATGCCGGCGGTAATATCAACCTATCCCAAATGGGCCAAATGTCATTTGGTGGTAATCCAAGTGGTCTAGGGCATactttacatacaaaaattataaaagagtCAACTAGTGTTGATGTTGATAGTCATCAGCAAGACTCTTCCCCCGATAGCTTAGATGATGGCAATGGTCATCCTCATACTATGCAAAtc aaacccGAAACGGATTTGAATGTTCCACAGACATTACCCTTGGATATTTCTGGAGGTACAACTCCTTCAGAGCATGATGGTCCAAATGCCAGTTGCTCCCAGTCATCGCATTCAG GTCTGCAATGGACGGTCGTTGATTCAAATTATTCCCGATTTTCGCTGTCGTCTTGCCAACCCAATTTAATTGGTAATGGCAACACCAACAATCCCAACGGAGGATTGAGTAATCAATCaaccaacaacaataacaactcGAGCAATACTGGAAATCAAAATACAACCGACCaccagcaacaacagcagcagcaacaacaacaacaacagcagcaacaacaacaacaacaacagcagcagcatcgacaacagcagcagcaacaacaacaacaaaacgcCAACAATTCAAATGGCAATTCCAGTGCAACTAGCGGTCTTGGTGGCCacacccaacaacaacaacaacaacagcagcatgGTCATATCCAAATGCACTACACAAACTCCACGTATTCGCCACAAATCATTTCCGTCAATAGTCTAGTGGGCAACTACTCGCAAAATCTATCGACGCCTACGTCGCCAAATGAGTCGGCAATGGTGCAATCGGTGTACAGTCAGGGACCGACACCAACCCAATCGCCAGTCCATCAAATGAACACAGTTTCGGCGGGTCTGACGACGACAAATGCCACGAGCAATACCGGCTCTGGCGGCAGTGGTGGTGCAGGCAATAGTGCCAATGGCAATAACACCGGTAACAGTGGGGCGCTGACCACTACCGTCGTTAATACAGCCGGCAACAGCGGAACAAATGTAGTCAACAATAGCCAACAAGTCCAATCGGGCAATCAAACCACACAAACGACTATCGTAGTCAAACGTAAGCGTTCGGTAAATCCTCAAGGTGATGAGAATTTCATACGAGCCCTCGAAGCGGTGCGATCGGGTGGCATAGGCTTTTGCAAGGCCGCCCGTCTCTACGGTGTTAATAACCGAACTCTATGGTTAGAGTACAAGAAACGGGGTTATCCTATCAGTCGGCCGAGCATTAAAAGTAGAGTAGTCAAACAGGAGAATCTGTCGCCTTCGCCGACGCCCACTAACGAGGAAACAACGATCGAAAACTACGAGCACATTAACCAGTCAGCTATTAACATGCAAGTTCCTCCAACATCGGATACGCCCACGCCACTTATGTGCACTCCGCACACACATCCCATGGGCGTGATGGGCTTCCTCGACACCAGACACATGGACTTCCCAACCAGTATACACACAATGTCTCGACAGCGATATGTCGATAGCGCGGTAAATGTTAATCCTTCTGCAATGAATCTGCAAAGTATTAACTTTAATTCCATATAG